Part of the Chitinivibrionales bacterium genome, TGACTGAATATTTCTTTTTTTAGCGGGCATTGCTGTCATTATAAACTTTTTTTTCAATCACGCCAAAATAATCCAGGCATAAACACAGGAATTGACACCTGAATTTCCTTATGCTATATAATTGTATATATCTATCTAATTGTACCTGAAATCTGAATTTAAGTCAATTAAATTACGGAAATTTAACGTATTAAATGATATGTTTGTGATTGCGGTCACAGATTTGGGGGGGGTGGGAAACGACGCGACGACGCGACGACACGACGACGCGACGAGGGAAGAGGGAAGAACGAGCGCACGAGGTCACGATGGTAATTGATTAGCGGTTTTGATTGATCGTTTTGCGGCTGAGGGGTTGAATGGTTGTCATTTGTTGTGTTGGGGTGTTCAGGTTTCAGCAAAAAAGGCAAATTCCGGATTTCCAGGCTCGATAGAGCCGGCATGTCTGTAGAAAAATAGCGGCAGATTCCGGATTCTCAGGCTCGCTAGAGCCGGTATGTCTGTAGAAATGAAAGGCCAACCACCCCAATCTATTCCCCGCCTCATGAGATGCGGCATGTTTCGCTGGTTGTGGGACGTTCATATGTCCGTTATGCAGGGTTATGTATGGGCGTTCAATTGAACGCCCATACATAACATCACCGACATAATTTCTGCACGATCCTGTCGATTAGCAATATCCGGATCGTTTCGGCCCCATGGGGGCCGCCCGGAATGTACGGTATGTAAAGGGGGATATAAAAGGCATTTACCTTACCGGGTTTAAGGGCGGAAAAGTAGCGTAATCCACTGTTTAATACTATTTTACTGGCTGCAATGAGATTTGAATTTTATAATTATAACAGATTATTTATCGGTGTGTATGGCAAATCTTGAGGAGCGTTGATCTATGTCTGCTACGACATCACTGCAAATTCCACAGGATATTCTGGATTCCGCCCACCTGTCGGTGAAAGATGCCAAGATAGAGCTGGCTATCAGTCTTTATAGTCAGGGAAGGCTCTCAATTGGAAAAGCCAGAGAATTGGCGGATATGTCATTATGGGAATTCAGGCAGATTTGTGCAGCACGAAAAGTTCCGGCGCATTATGATGACAATGAATTAGAAAATGATCTAAACGAAATTAAAAAACTTTAGATCTATTATGGTCGTTGTCAGCAACACTTCTCCCCTTACCAAGTCTGTTGGGAATTAGACCGGAATTCGGCTGCAGTCCAAATCTACTAATTAAAACATATATTTGGCGGAAATATTGCATTTTATTCCGCCATATGTTATCTTTATTTATAAGTTTTGGCGGAGTGATCTATGGAAACCTCAATAATCGGCAGGAAAACCGAAAAAAAAATCCTTCACGATCTACTTAATTCGACAAAGCCGGAATTTCTGGCGTTGTATGGAAGACGTCGGGTGGGGAAAACCTTTCTTATCAGCGAATATTTTGAAGGGAAAGGGATATTCTTTGAATTAATCGGTTCAAAAGATTCATCGAATGAAGTCCATATTGCCCGATTTTTAAGTGAGCTTTCGTACAAATTTTATGGCGGAAAAGAAAAACCCTCAGCGGATAACTGGGAAGCATGTTTCGGATTGCTCAGAGAGGCTGTCGATGCCGCAATTAGCCGGGATCCCTCCGGCAAAATCGTTATTTTTTTTGATGAACTCCCCTGGATTGATCGAAATGACCCCGGATTTACGGCATCAATGGACTATCACTGGAACAGATACTTTTCCAGATCACGCTATGCGAATCTCCTTCTGATTGTTTGCGGCTCTGCCGCCTCATGGATAATAAAAAGAATTATCAGCAACAAGGGCGGCCTCCACAACCGAATAACCCGAATTATCCGACTGCTTCCATTTAACCTTTGTGAAACTCAGCAGTACCTGGAA contains:
- a CDS encoding UPF0175 family protein encodes the protein MSATTSLQIPQDILDSAHLSVKDAKIELAISLYSQGRLSIGKARELADMSLWEFRQICAARKVPAHYDDNELENDLNEIKKL